In one Novosphingobium humi genomic region, the following are encoded:
- a CDS encoding MFS transporter codes for MAPAENNKPANVWAIRFGSTLVPVAHAAGQNVVTVLGLRFMTDSLAISAGTAGLIFALVKIYDGLLDPAVGALSDRARTRWGRRLPFLLAGGVAMPLGVMMLFGAPDFGSVLLAQVFVTLALMIHASGYTLLTIPGFAMVVESSPDHHERTRLMAWRVYGNAIGTLIGTTVPGLILSRMGAGRGAHLVMATVIGALVLVATLAAVRLLARAPRTAPPEHPRPFNLVAQARLAWANVPFRILAITHVFLLFGTAIGSAAMAYFSRYVLQAGDGWISGYFLFSTVGMVASIPAWVRFTAIIGKKAGYMGAMTLYGLVNLTWLLAAPGDPAWLTTLRALGTGLAGGGTILCAYAMLSDAVRYDYLCSGERREGVFAGLTTLLDKLSSAAALAAMGAFLSAMGYVSSTMGGPVAQSAGAIRAVALCVGLVPALAMLGGVITVWCYRLDPASLEEKPEGASA; via the coding sequence ATGGCACCGGCCGAAAATAATAAGCCCGCAAACGTCTGGGCCATCCGCTTTGGTTCGACGCTGGTGCCGGTGGCCCATGCGGCGGGTCAGAATGTCGTAACCGTGCTGGGCCTGCGTTTCATGACGGACAGTCTGGCCATTTCGGCGGGCACTGCAGGGCTGATCTTTGCGCTGGTCAAGATTTATGACGGATTGCTCGATCCGGCTGTCGGCGCTTTGTCCGACCGGGCGCGCACGCGTTGGGGGCGGCGCCTGCCCTTTTTGCTGGCGGGCGGGGTGGCGATGCCGCTGGGCGTGATGATGCTGTTTGGCGCGCCCGATTTCGGCTCGGTGCTGCTGGCTCAGGTCTTTGTCACGCTGGCCCTGATGATCCATGCCAGCGGCTATACGCTGCTGACCATTCCCGGCTTTGCCATGGTGGTGGAAAGTTCGCCCGATCATCACGAGCGGACAAGGCTTATGGCATGGCGCGTGTATGGCAATGCCATCGGCACGCTGATCGGAACCACCGTGCCGGGGCTGATTCTGTCGCGGATGGGCGCAGGGCGCGGGGCGCATCTGGTCATGGCAACGGTGATCGGCGCCTTGGTGCTGGTCGCCACGCTGGCGGCGGTCCGCCTGTTGGCCCGCGCGCCGCGCACCGCCCCGCCCGAGCATCCGCGCCCGTTCAACCTTGTGGCACAGGCGCGTCTGGCATGGGCCAACGTGCCTTTCCGCATTTTGGCCATCACCCATGTCTTCCTGCTGTTCGGCACCGCCATCGGCAGCGCGGCCATGGCCTATTTCAGCCGCTATGTGCTGCAGGCAGGCGATGGCTGGATCTCGGGCTATTTCCTGTTTTCGACCGTGGGCATGGTGGCCTCGATCCCGGCGTGGGTCCGCTTCACCGCCATCATCGGCAAGAAGGCGGGCTATATGGGCGCCATGACGCTTTACGGGCTGGTCAATCTGACATGGCTGCTGGCCGCGCCGGGTGATCCGGCATGGCTGACCACCTTGCGCGCGCTGGGCACGGGTCTGGCGGGCGGGGGCACGATCCTTTGCGCCTATGCGATGCTCTCGGATGCGGTGCGCTATGACTATCTGTGCAGCGGCGAGCGGCGCGAGGGCGTGTTTGCCGGTTTGACCACCTTGCTCGACAAGCTCTCCTCGGCGGCGGCGCTGGCGGCGATGGGAGCCTTTTTGTCGGCGATGGGCTATGTCTCATCAACCATGGGCGGGCCTGTGGCGCAAAGCGCAGGCGCAATCCGGGCGGTGGCCTTGTGCGTAGGGCTGGTGCCTGCGCTGGCCATGCTGGGCGGGGTGATTACGGTGTGGTGCTATCGGCTCGATCCGGCCAGCCTTGAGGAAAAGCCTGAAGGAGCAAGCGCATGA
- a CDS encoding alpha/beta fold hydrolase, which produces MTKIVKWTGSALLLLLVLFVAPLALMRAGLFNPSYDDVKARWADAPSKFVKVGDVTLHVRDEGQGPVVLMLHSSMSNLRIWDAWADRLKTHYRVIRLDWPPYGLSTDPNPSTGLAGVMKLIEAFVEQEHLDKFAIVGSSSGATLSVLYTAAHPEKVTALALSTLPLEAPPTTHVSAIETGTIWLHENVVPNYYPKFYYRWMLSSLYGVPARLKPETVDWYYDTNNLPGGFDRVRAYYQANKKSLWKKGAGTEAAQVKVPILLQWGDRDIVLPTYLADKAVKQFANAKVTMIHYPDVGHYPMLELPDETGRDLDRFLGQVTPRQP; this is translated from the coding sequence ATGACCAAAATCGTGAAATGGACCGGATCGGCCCTGCTGTTGCTGCTTGTGCTTTTTGTAGCGCCCCTTGCACTGATGCGGGCCGGCCTGTTCAATCCGTCCTATGATGATGTGAAGGCGCGCTGGGCCGATGCCCCGTCCAAATTCGTCAAGGTTGGCGATGTCACCCTGCATGTGCGTGACGAGGGACAGGGGCCAGTGGTCCTTATGCTCCATTCCTCGATGTCGAACCTGCGGATTTGGGATGCGTGGGCCGATCGGCTCAAGACCCATTACCGGGTGATCCGCCTCGACTGGCCGCCCTACGGGCTGAGCACGGATCCCAATCCCTCGACGGGTCTGGCGGGCGTGATGAAGCTGATCGAGGCCTTTGTCGAGCAAGAGCATCTCGACAAATTCGCCATCGTCGGATCGTCAAGCGGGGCCACCCTTTCGGTGCTCTACACCGCCGCCCACCCCGAAAAAGTGACCGCTCTGGCGCTCTCCACCCTGCCCCTCGAAGCGCCGCCGACGACCCATGTCTCGGCGATCGAAACAGGCACGATCTGGCTGCATGAAAATGTCGTCCCTAATTACTACCCCAAGTTCTATTACCGCTGGATGCTCAGCTCGCTTTACGGTGTCCCGGCGCGGCTGAAGCCTGAAACGGTGGACTGGTATTACGACACCAACAATCTGCCCGGCGGCTTTGACCGCGTGCGCGCCTATTATCAGGCCAACAAGAAATCGCTGTGGAAGAAGGGCGCGGGCACCGAGGCCGCGCAGGTCAAGGTTCCAATCCTGCTGCAATGGGGCGACCGCGATATCGTGTTGCCCACCTATCTGGCGGACAAGGCGGTCAAGCAATTCGCCAACGCCAAGGTGACGATGATCCATTACCCCGATGTCGGCCATTATCCGATGCTCGAACTGCCCGATGAAACGGGCCGCGATCTGGATCGCTTCCTAGGCCAGGTCACGCCCCGCCAGCCCTAA